From Pirellulales bacterium, the proteins below share one genomic window:
- a CDS encoding DUF1080 domain-containing protein: MNRMLIATVVFLSFVAVAAVSAWAGETAPLFDGRSFAGWEGNEKVFRVQDGAIVGGSLDKPVARNEFLCTKREYSDFELRAKFKILGKGANGGIQFRSQRIPNHHEVSGYQADLGDGWWGSLYDESRRNKILVKADLAEVDKILHRDDWNDYRILAVGKRIQLWINGLSTVDYMEPDDVIPQRGVIGVQIHGGPPSEAWYKEITIEEK; the protein is encoded by the coding sequence ATGAATCGTATGCTCATCGCCACTGTCGTTTTCCTCTCGTTCGTCGCGGTCGCGGCCGTCAGCGCCTGGGCTGGCGAAACGGCGCCTTTGTTCGACGGTAGAAGCTTCGCCGGCTGGGAAGGGAACGAAAAGGTGTTTCGTGTCCAAGATGGCGCGATTGTCGGCGGCAGCCTCGACAAGCCTGTCGCGCGCAACGAGTTTCTATGCACCAAACGCGAGTACAGCGATTTCGAGCTGCGCGCCAAATTCAAGATTCTCGGTAAGGGGGCCAACGGTGGCATTCAATTCCGCAGCCAGCGGATACCAAACCATCACGAGGTTTCCGGCTATCAGGCTGATCTGGGGGACGGTTGGTGGGGCTCGTTGTACGACGAATCGCGCCGTAACAAGATCCTCGTGAAGGCCGATCTGGCCGAAGTCGACAAGATCCTCCACCGCGACGACTGGAACGATTACCGCATTCTGGCCGTCGGCAAACGAATCCAATTGTGGATCAACGGACTATCCACGGTCGACTACATGGAGCCAGACGATGTGATTCCGCAGCGCGGCGTAATCGGCGTGCAAATCCACGGCGGCCCGCCGAGCGAGGCGTGGTACAAGGAGATCACGATCGAGGAGAAGTGA
- a CDS encoding DinB family protein, with product MSIIPVMIETYKFHRDRTLATLTAIEKEPDPRAVLAWRPAPGRAHIGWQLMHIGITEEIFATERLIPKAPGPYHDLWPRFRGGSTPDDDVPTPDVIRKVLAETREQMLATVRELDESKLDVVPEPLKERGWTFRAALSIIGWHEPHHQGQAHITYNLFKAQAKH from the coding sequence ATGAGCATAATTCCCGTCATGATCGAGACGTACAAGTTTCACCGCGACCGCACGTTGGCGACGCTGACTGCGATCGAAAAGGAGCCCGATCCACGTGCTGTCCTCGCCTGGCGTCCGGCGCCGGGACGAGCGCATATCGGCTGGCAGTTGATGCACATCGGCATTACCGAGGAGATTTTTGCCACCGAACGCCTGATCCCCAAGGCTCCAGGGCCGTATCACGATCTGTGGCCACGGTTCCGTGGCGGCAGCACTCCGGACGACGATGTGCCCACGCCCGATGTGATTCGCAAGGTGTTGGCAGAGACGCGCGAACAAATGCTGGCCACGGTCCGCGAACTCGACGAAAGCAAGCTCGACGTCGTGCCCGAGCCGCTCAAAGAGCGCGGCTGGACGTTCCGCGCGGCCCTGTCGATCATTGGCTGGCACGAGCCGCACCACCAGGGACAGGCCCACATTACGTACAACCTGTTCAAGGCCCAGGCGAAACACTGA
- a CDS encoding magnesium chelatase: MATSSVRPGTLRELRDSGWTSKTVKREIYDNFLARLAADEELYPGIVGYENTVIPEINLALLAQHDMLFLGEKGQAKSRLMRALVNFLDDEIPYIDLPQAPLHDDPYRPISGVCRRFLADTPEDQVPIAWWPRQDRYAERLAPGTKFADIIGEIDPAKLAGGTSMSAEEALHFGLIPRMHRGIFAMNELPELDELVQVGLFNILEERDVQIRGFPVKFDIDVLILFSANPATYNRSGKVIPQLKDRIGSVIHTHYPLDRDLGIQIMEQESGVELDGNFPVVLPYFMREIIEEISIVARRSKFVDHQSGVSARFSIANYRTLIASARQRGVKLGERPAVPRISDLGHIYSSSLGKLELDMMGSHQMSERQVLDAIVAEAIRNVFEQYVDRHGLEEISRIFGDGVKIEVGDMLPSSAYAQRLERVPPAWDKAFEVNASADPAVRASCVEFVLAGLYATDRISRAQQRGRIFYEM; the protein is encoded by the coding sequence ATGGCCACATCAAGCGTTCGTCCTGGCACCCTGCGCGAGCTGCGCGACAGCGGTTGGACATCCAAGACCGTCAAACGCGAGATTTATGACAACTTTCTGGCGCGCTTGGCTGCCGACGAAGAGTTGTATCCCGGTATCGTCGGGTACGAGAACACTGTGATCCCCGAGATCAACCTGGCCCTACTTGCGCAGCATGACATGCTTTTCTTGGGCGAAAAGGGGCAGGCCAAAAGCCGCTTGATGCGCGCGCTGGTGAACTTTCTCGATGACGAGATTCCCTATATCGACTTGCCGCAGGCGCCGTTGCATGACGACCCCTACCGACCCATCAGCGGCGTGTGTCGCCGATTCTTGGCCGACACGCCCGAAGACCAGGTGCCCATTGCCTGGTGGCCACGGCAGGATCGTTACGCCGAACGGCTGGCTCCCGGCACGAAGTTCGCCGACATCATTGGCGAGATCGACCCGGCAAAGTTGGCTGGCGGCACCAGCATGTCAGCCGAAGAGGCGCTCCATTTCGGGCTGATTCCGCGCATGCACCGCGGCATTTTTGCGATGAACGAATTGCCCGAGCTCGACGAGCTGGTGCAGGTCGGCCTGTTCAACATCCTGGAAGAGCGCGATGTGCAAATCCGTGGCTTTCCCGTCAAGTTCGATATCGACGTGCTGATTCTCTTCTCGGCCAATCCTGCCACGTACAACCGCAGCGGCAAGGTGATTCCCCAGCTCAAGGACCGCATCGGCTCGGTGATTCATACCCATTACCCGCTGGACCGCGACTTGGGCATCCAGATCATGGAGCAAGAGTCGGGGGTCGAGCTCGACGGCAACTTTCCCGTGGTGCTCCCGTACTTCATGCGGGAAATCATCGAAGAGATTAGCATCGTCGCGCGCCGTTCGAAATTCGTCGACCATCAGTCGGGCGTCAGCGCGCGGTTCAGCATCGCCAACTATCGCACGCTAATCGCCAGCGCCCGGCAGCGCGGCGTCAAGCTGGGCGAACGGCCGGCCGTGCCCCGGATCAGCGACCTGGGGCACATCTACTCATCATCGCTGGGCAAGCTCGAGCTCGACATGATGGGAAGCCATCAGATGTCCGAACGGCAAGTGCTGGACGCGATCGTGGCCGAAGCGATTCGCAACGTTTTCGAGCAATATGTCGATCGTCACGGATTGGAAGAGATCTCGCGCATTTTCGGCGATGGGGTCAAAATCGAGGTGGGCGATATGCTCCCCTCCAGCGCCTATGCCCAGCGACTGGAACGCGTACCCCCGGCCTGGGATAAAGCGTTCGAAGTCAATGCCTCGGCGGACCCAGCCGTGCGCGCGTCTTGCGTCGAGTTTGTCTTGGCAGGGCTGTACGCCACCGACCGCATCTCGCGTGCACAGCAGCGCGGCCGCATCTTTTACGAGATGTAA
- a CDS encoding GNAT family N-acetyltransferase, with the protein MTSPAKEVDMQRLHAAQFARARALLGRAFYDYNLMVHAQPKDHRRLGAVETLYGAMLWDCLCRGETHVTPDFTGVSAWLAPGTGLPSFLQQVRCGMLRLPLGFGARGFRRLLAYDEVGRRLHHQYAAEPHWYLAVIAVDVGQQGRGIGSDLMRPMLARADAEGKACWLDTHQEQNVRLYKRHGFEIAECAEVRGHPIPVYGMLRRPR; encoded by the coding sequence ATGACGAGCCCGGCGAAAGAAGTCGACATGCAGCGGCTCCACGCGGCGCAATTTGCTCGTGCCCGCGCGCTGCTCGGCCGCGCGTTCTACGACTACAACCTGATGGTGCATGCGCAGCCCAAAGATCATCGTCGCCTAGGAGCCGTGGAAACCTTGTACGGCGCTATGCTGTGGGATTGTCTGTGCCGGGGTGAGACGCACGTCACGCCCGACTTTACAGGTGTGTCCGCCTGGTTGGCGCCGGGAACGGGGCTACCCAGCTTTCTGCAACAAGTGCGCTGCGGGATGCTACGGTTGCCGCTGGGATTCGGAGCGCGGGGGTTTCGGCGGCTGCTCGCCTACGACGAAGTCGGCCGCCGGCTGCACCACCAATATGCTGCTGAACCGCATTGGTATCTGGCCGTGATCGCCGTGGATGTCGGTCAGCAGGGGCGCGGGATCGGTAGCGACCTGATGCGGCCCATGCTCGCGCGGGCCGACGCAGAAGGTAAGGCGTGCTGGCTCGACACGCACCAGGAGCAAAACGTGCGGCTCTACAAGCGGCACGGTTTCGAGATCGCCGAATGCGCCGAAGTACGCGGTCACCCGATTCCGGTCTACGGGATGCTGCGGCGGCCGAGGTAG
- a CDS encoding TfoX/Sxy family protein, with translation MPYSESLAQRVRPLLSRERGFAEKRMFGGIGLFLHGNLCLAVWKEFLIVRVGPERYEQSLARPFAQPFDLTGRPMTGWVMVEPDGLDAERDLREWVERGVTFATSLPAKQDTAAKVKRTPKHGRAGRAKKIP, from the coding sequence GTGCCGTATAGTGAGTCGCTGGCGCAACGCGTTCGCCCATTGCTGTCGCGCGAACGCGGCTTTGCCGAGAAGCGGATGTTCGGCGGTATCGGACTCTTTCTACACGGCAATCTGTGCCTGGCCGTCTGGAAAGAATTCCTGATCGTGCGCGTCGGACCCGAACGATACGAGCAGTCGCTGGCCAGGCCCTTCGCGCAGCCGTTCGATCTCACCGGGCGACCGATGACCGGCTGGGTAATGGTCGAGCCGGATGGGCTGGACGCCGAGCGGGACTTGCGCGAGTGGGTCGAGCGCGGAGTAACATTTGCAACCTCGCTCCCCGCCAAACAAGATACGGCGGCAAAAGTTAAACGGACGCCGAAGCACGGTCGAGCGGGGCGTGCGAAAAAAATCCCCTGA
- a CDS encoding MoaD/ThiS family protein: MAIVFFPPQMRDLTGGAEQVTTQGGTLRDVLRSLDARYAGLYARVVAGERIAPGLAVSIDGSMTSRLLAAVQPHSEIHFLPAIGGG, from the coding sequence ATGGCCATCGTCTTCTTTCCGCCGCAGATGCGCGATCTAACGGGCGGGGCCGAGCAGGTAACCACCCAGGGCGGGACTCTGCGTGACGTGTTACGGTCGCTCGATGCACGGTACGCAGGTTTGTATGCACGTGTGGTGGCCGGCGAACGAATCGCTCCGGGACTGGCCGTCTCGATTGATGGGTCGATGACCTCGCGGCTGTTGGCTGCCGTGCAACCCCACAGCGAAATCCACTTCCTGCCGGCCATCGGGGGCGGATAA
- a CDS encoding xanthine dehydrogenase family protein molybdopterin-binding subunit translates to MATETSPKAKVKEAAAAQSAVRKYKVIGTRPVRHDGVDKVTGRAIYGADINMAGLVHGRILRSPHAHAKIKSIDTSAALKLPGVVAVTTSKDFPNLKDKMADLGEGSVNLAHLGANCLAHDKALYRGHAVAAVAAISPHVAEEALKLIRVEYEPLPAVTWVLDAMKDDAPLLHDNVFTNEMGKIGTKPTNVSTHLHFEKGDVDKAFAEADLVIEREFKTASVHQGYIEPHVSTALWNHDGHLTIWTSTQGSFTARQQTAELLQIPVSQITVVPCEIGGGFGGKITVYLEPVAAVLSRKCGRPVKITMNRAEVFEGTGPTPGAFMRVKLGAKKDGQLVAGEAWLAYDAGAYPAGMIAPGCMCVFSCYNLAAARVDGYDVVLNKPKSAAYRAPGATQAAFACESVVDELAEKLKIDPLEFRLKNAVTEGSRRVDGPTYAKIGFVETLEAARASDHWTSKLTGKNRGRGVASGFWFNIGLKSSAAANVNSDGTVTLIEGSTDIGGTRTSIAMQLAETLGIEAEDVHPQVADTDSVGYTDVTGGSRTTFATGLAAHHAGLDIREQMAARAASLWECKAEQVKFEDGQFRAGEKVISFKELAGKLHQTGGPVVGRAAVDPEGPSNGFGTHIVDVEVDPDTGKVTILRYTAVQDVGKAIHPSYVEGQMQGGSVQGIGWALNEEYFYDDKGRMRNASYLDYRMPTAFDLPMIDTIIVEVTNPAHPYGVRGVGETPIVAPPAAVANAIYHAVGVRMHELPMSPPKVWAALRDAK, encoded by the coding sequence ATGGCCACCGAAACTTCGCCTAAAGCCAAAGTCAAAGAAGCCGCCGCCGCGCAGAGCGCCGTCAGGAAATACAAAGTCATCGGCACCCGACCCGTCCGCCACGACGGCGTCGACAAGGTCACGGGCCGGGCGATCTACGGCGCTGATATCAATATGGCGGGCCTCGTGCATGGTCGCATTCTGCGCAGCCCGCACGCACACGCCAAGATCAAGTCGATCGACACAAGCGCCGCTCTGAAGCTACCAGGGGTGGTGGCCGTGACGACGAGCAAGGATTTTCCCAACCTGAAGGACAAGATGGCCGACCTGGGCGAAGGCTCGGTGAATCTGGCCCATCTCGGCGCCAATTGCCTGGCGCACGACAAGGCTCTGTACCGCGGTCACGCCGTGGCGGCCGTGGCTGCGATCAGCCCGCACGTGGCCGAGGAAGCGCTGAAGTTGATCCGCGTCGAGTACGAGCCGCTGCCGGCGGTGACCTGGGTGCTCGACGCAATGAAGGACGACGCACCGCTACTGCACGACAACGTGTTCACCAACGAGATGGGCAAAATCGGCACCAAACCGACCAACGTCTCGACGCATTTGCATTTTGAAAAAGGGGACGTCGACAAGGCGTTCGCCGAGGCCGATCTGGTTATCGAGCGCGAATTCAAGACCGCCAGCGTCCACCAGGGCTATATCGAGCCGCACGTATCGACGGCCCTCTGGAACCATGACGGACACCTTACGATCTGGACCTCGACGCAAGGATCGTTTACGGCCCGGCAACAGACCGCCGAGCTGTTGCAGATCCCCGTTTCGCAAATCACGGTGGTGCCGTGCGAGATCGGTGGTGGCTTCGGCGGCAAGATCACCGTTTATCTTGAACCGGTGGCGGCGGTCCTCAGCCGCAAATGCGGACGCCCCGTCAAGATCACCATGAACCGGGCCGAAGTCTTCGAAGGCACCGGCCCCACGCCGGGCGCGTTCATGAGGGTCAAGCTCGGTGCGAAGAAGGATGGCCAGCTAGTCGCAGGCGAAGCATGGCTGGCCTACGATGCCGGCGCCTATCCCGCGGGCATGATCGCGCCGGGCTGTATGTGTGTCTTTAGCTGCTACAACCTGGCCGCCGCCCGCGTCGATGGCTACGACGTAGTGCTGAACAAGCCCAAGTCGGCGGCGTATCGTGCGCCCGGTGCCACGCAAGCGGCGTTTGCCTGCGAGTCAGTCGTCGACGAATTAGCCGAAAAACTGAAAATCGATCCGCTCGAGTTTCGTCTGAAAAATGCCGTGACCGAAGGCTCGCGCCGCGTCGACGGACCAACCTATGCCAAGATTGGCTTTGTCGAAACGCTGGAAGCGGCTCGCGCCAGCGATCATTGGACGTCGAAGCTGACCGGCAAGAATCGCGGCCGTGGCGTCGCCAGCGGCTTCTGGTTCAATATCGGGCTCAAGAGCAGCGCCGCCGCGAACGTCAACTCTGATGGCACGGTGACGCTCATTGAAGGTTCGACCGACATCGGCGGCACGCGCACCAGCATCGCCATGCAATTGGCCGAGACCCTCGGCATCGAGGCCGAAGACGTCCATCCGCAGGTCGCCGATACAGATAGTGTCGGCTACACAGACGTCACCGGCGGCAGCCGCACTACGTTTGCCACCGGGCTGGCAGCTCATCACGCAGGGCTCGATATTCGCGAACAAATGGCGGCCCGCGCGGCATCGCTCTGGGAGTGCAAGGCCGAGCAAGTCAAGTTCGAGGACGGCCAGTTTCGCGCCGGCGAGAAGGTGATCTCGTTTAAGGAGCTAGCCGGCAAATTGCATCAAACCGGAGGTCCAGTCGTCGGCCGCGCCGCGGTCGATCCAGAAGGACCGTCAAACGGGTTCGGCACGCATATTGTCGATGTCGAGGTTGACCCTGATACCGGCAAGGTCACGATCCTGCGCTACACAGCTGTCCAAGACGTTGGCAAGGCGATCCATCCCAGCTATGTCGAAGGGCAGATGCAGGGGGGCAGCGTGCAAGGGATCGGTTGGGCGCTGAACGAAGAGTATTTCTACGACGATAAAGGCCGCATGCGCAATGCCAGCTACCTGGACTACCGCATGCCCACGGCGTTCGATCTGCCGATGATCGATACGATCATCGTCGAGGTCACCAACCCGGCGCATCCCTATGGCGTGCGCGGTGTAGGTGAAACGCCAATCGTGGCCCCGCCTGCCGCTGTCGCCAACGCGATTTATCACGCCGTTGGCGTGCGGATGCACGAGTTGCCCATGTCGCCCCCGAAAGTGTGGGCCGCCCTGCGGGATGCAAAATAA
- a CDS encoding (2Fe-2S)-binding protein → MKKSHVSTTINGEAVEFLCEPRQSLLEVLRDTLELTGTKEGCNNGNCGACTVILDGMPVNSCLVLAVEIEGASVTTIEGIADQVHLHPLQQCFLEGAALQCGICTPGFIVAAKVLLDRHPDPTEKDIRFELAGNLCRCTGYDKIVRAVQDAAAVLQENHV, encoded by the coding sequence GTGAAAAAATCGCACGTCTCGACGACCATCAACGGAGAAGCGGTGGAGTTTCTTTGCGAGCCGCGGCAGAGCCTGCTGGAGGTGCTGCGCGACACGCTGGAACTGACCGGCACTAAGGAAGGCTGCAACAACGGCAACTGCGGCGCCTGCACCGTGATCTTGGACGGTATGCCGGTGAATAGCTGTCTGGTATTGGCGGTCGAAATCGAAGGGGCGTCGGTCACGACGATCGAAGGGATCGCCGATCAGGTCCACCTGCATCCGTTGCAGCAATGCTTCTTAGAGGGCGCCGCCTTGCAATGCGGCATCTGCACGCCCGGCTTTATCGTGGCTGCTAAGGTCTTGTTGGATCGACATCCCGACCCGACGGAGAAGGACATTCGTTTCGAGTTGGCCGGCAATCTTTGCCGCTGCACAGGCTATGACAAGATCGTTCGAGCCGTGCAAGACGCCGCAGCCGTATTGCAGGAGAACCACGTCTAA